The genomic DNA GGGGAAGCTTCTTTACCGAGTAGGCTGCCTACTGTTCAAAAAGAAATTCAAGTAGAGTAGACCGAGTAGGCTCATTGGGAAGCCTCTAGCCTTCCATCACGGTTACAGGCAAAAGTTTTTCCTTCATTGCAACCAAGAACGAAATTTTTCCCTCCATCCAGACCACGGACGAAATTTTTCCTTCCATTGCAATCATGAACGAACTCCTCAGCCTAGTAGAAGAGGCCGGGTAGGCTCATTGGGAAGCCTCTGACCCTCCATCGTGGCCATATGCGGATTTATGACCTTCCGTCGTGACCATGTGCAAAATTTTTGACCCTCCGTTGTGACCACCGATGGAATTTCTCACCCTCCATCGCGGCCACATACGaatattttttgataattttctCAAGAAAGTGAACAATTTCATATTTCATAATTAGCCCCAATTTGGGCCAATTAGTGAAATTAAGTTTGAAATTATACCTGATTCGGGTCAATTAGACTCAATTAAGGCCAATTTGCATATAACGGTTTATAAGTAGCCCATGTTAAAGTTAATTAACAACCTACATTTGATAATTAGCCTCAATTAAGGCAGATTTGTTACTttcatcttataattatcctttaATAAGGTTAAAAGGTGATTAAGGCTTATTTTTTACCCCCAATTAAGGCACGCTAGCGTCAAGCGCTATTCAATTATTCTTTGTAAAGACCCAAAGTATGAAAGACCACTAAAAAATTCAAAAGTCAGTGTGAATGTGTATGTCGCTCCACACTTTGCAACATGACCGAACCCAAGAAAGATTGAAATAACCTCCGAGTCACGATTAGACCGTTATAACTTCCTGGAAAACTCGAGAAAGTTTTCCCGCAATTTGGGGGCAAATGATTAGGATGAAATGTGGTCCCTAAGAACAAAATTAACACTGAATTAATTATGTATAAATTGACATGAAAAACCATATTTAAAGCACATGAACATCATGACCAAAATGGGTCATGGTGATCAAAGTGGGTCGTAGCGACCACGACCCAAAATGGGTCATGGCAACATGACCCAAGTGGGTCGTGGCGATCATGGACAAAATATGTTACATACTAGGCCCATCAAGGTTACCTAAAAACTGAAGTCTACCACAATTCAAGATAACATCCAACATGGAAATAGACTTCTTCACGGAAAGAATTTAAAATCCACCGCCTTGAGGAGTCGTACTTACCTTTAAGTTAGAGACTTGTCTACCAAGTCTCCCAAACCTACTCTGAAACCCTAGGTACAACACCTACATGAAAGGTTCTACCCTTCTACatagaactatattttttggcttgactatctacaacacagagatacgtaggcacATTGTGAGGACCGATTAGTCTCGAACACAAGTGCAACCATTAACGTTCGAAACTCACTAACCCTAGCATTAAAAATAATCACAACCCTAGTGTTTGTTTCACAACAGTGATGAGAGCATagattattttctaaaattgtatctataaaattatatatattgaacatatttataatataataaattatttatactCCTTCCGACCTATTCATTTTTTTGCAGTTTTTCTCATACTTGACACGCATTTTGAGGctattataaaatatagttccataatttatttttattttttttctgtataaaaaattgaacattatatttttatttagaagtcaaaaattaaaaatatttaggCAACTACGTTTTATAAGAGCCTTAAAATGCATGCCTAGCCCTCGTCCCAAAATGTAAAAATTGGGTGGGATGAAGgcaatatattttaattatattaattgGTGTCCTTCTTTTGGGATGATATTCATTGTAATATATCGATACTATATCAGATTGTTTTGGGCAACGCACGTTGTATTAtatcaatatttatattttgaatGAAAAAACATTTATTGATAAAACAACAGAAGtataaaataagaaatacttgttaGGTTCACTAGTTATATATAGATGTGttgaatgtatgttcttcatttttaATCGAACTAAAGCTGCGGAATAAAAATAAAATGGCGAACACACAAAATTTGggataaatatatttttattaaaagtaCAAATACGCGAAGGTTTTCTTACAACACATAATACAATATATATTCTATGATGTGTATCACTCCAAAGAGATAAGGTTTTGTCAATGATATTCAATACAACCTATAACGTTAGATTTAATGAGTGATATCAATCAAGTAAGACTTTAATGGTGTGTAGAAATTTAGGCAGTACTTTTATTCTTAAAATCCTAGAATAATCGAACAAATTTCTCTTGAAATAAAGCAGAGCTTTACTTTGAACTTTTACAGAAGACTGTTCTTCAATTTCTAGATCtgatggatatatatatatacttgatGGCTTGATAAGAAAGATTGACTACATGGTTTCACTATGTCCAACTATTTTGAATTGTAGTTGATGATGAATTGTCCACTTCCTTTTGCTTAGAATCGACAAGGCAATGTTAGGACTCAACAACACAACCTTTAACATCCTTGGAACAATAATGTAATCCCTAAACCCTTTAAATCGACAACATGCATTAAGAATTCCTAGGACTCAATAATGTCAGTCTTGGTATCGATAATATAGTTATTGAGGGGTTAGAAATTGACCAAGTATAATGCAAGTGGTATTGGACTCGACTTGTCTTCTAGTGAGGAGCTTGAAATTGACATTGTGTTTCTTGGAATTGATCAAATGGCCCCATATAAACCAAGGAATTGACCTTGGCATGTAGTGCAAGCTTGGACTCCATAATGAAGGTGAATGCAGGCTTGGACTCCACAATACAAAGTAAAGGCTTGGATTCTATAGTACAGAGTTCAAGCTTGGACTCCATAATACTAAGTGAAAGCTTGGATGTCACAATACATTCGTTCCAATTCAATTATACTTTATCAAATAATACAAAGTGCCAGTATACTGCAATTCGTTccaattaaattatattttatcgAATCGAAAATTTTGGATATgaatattatataataaattcTTAGATATTTGTCTTTAGTTTATGTGAATATTAATATGTTAAGTTGAATTAAGAAGAAAGTTAAGAAAGTTGAAGAGAATATAAGGTAATTATAGTTTTTTTATCTCTACTATTATGTTAAAGACGAAAGAAAAAGGGTTTTGTTGGTAGTCGTCTAGTCATTTTATTTTAGCCATACtctaaatttataattatatttaatatgatacactctaataaataaattaatattacaatataaatatataaatataaataaaattaaatttgtaTAATGGTCTCAGGCCAAAACAAAGTAatatattgttaggtcacacacactgtagaaggggttgaatacagtgtatactacaatcaaatcaaattaagagcacaagtatgaaacacagaataatcttattaataaagcagtattacaatggaaccgttctctctcagtgatgaacaaatatcacgagagctgctagggttacaatgaataatattctcgattaagataacacatatagtgtaaaccctatgctgtgtttatatagacacacagttacaagataatcttctaattgatatcgaatataaatctgcatcctaaaatatatcaattagttatcttttcctccaagtcttctattcttcatagaattcttctccatgcatatctcttcttgttttagtcttgatcttctttccttcaatcagccgccttccttatctgaaagtcttcttaagtcctgatattatcttatgatgaatatcttctgatatcttaagttctgataacttaagttctgacttcagtataagtactgatttccagttaagtcctgatttatcctgttagttaagatttgaaaaactaaacacaaatcattattagacatgacatcacaaatatatctaacatatatacTGTTTACCCGGGAGAAAAAGAGTATATTATTGAATAGGtcaaaaacaaaattaaaattttaagataATTTGTGGGTAGGTACAATGGCACATGGTACAATGAAAATAAGATACACTATTCATTTGAGTTTAAACAAAATTATACATGGGTAAATAAAACTAAATATGGTTAGTTAAATTTGCatcgggttaaaataaaataataaataaaactgacgtggttaaaaaaattataatattaaatcaggctaaaataaaattaaaattgaaagaTAATTCGTTAATCGATATAATgacaacaaaaataaaataagataTACTACTCTTTCGgacaaaataatatttaatcccaactaaaataattaaaaataaaataaatataataactTGGTTGGTTTAATGGTTTAGTTAATCATGGATTTCTTTAGTGTCTATTAACTATATACTATTTAAAATAAAGATAATAAAACCAAATATATACTCGTGTAGTTTGTTAATATTTCTTATGAAGTGTCTCTATTCAATTTTTTCTATTTATGTTTAATAAATAGATTTTGTACTTAGTTATTTCAAGTGCAATTCAGATCATTAAAGTTTTGTACtacaatttttttaaatactaaaaattatAGACATAAAACAATATACATGATGGTTCCTAGTTTCAACCCAAGTAAAAATCAAAGTTCATTATATAGGGAAAGCAcaaattaaaatttcaaatgTACTTGAAATTGTACAATTCCTTTTTTAAGTAAATGGTTGAATCTTTGACCTCCTTTTGGGGCAAGAGTGAACCACTCAACTATTCAACAACTAACCTTTTGTTTGGCCAAATGGAACAACTTTGCTTGTAGGTGGTTGGTTCATCATATTGTTGATCTTCGCTTTAGGTGAGTCATTTTTGAAACTTTTTCATGATCCAAGCAATTTTGATGTCTATGTTAACATTTTGATCCATTTTTAAAATTTGACCACACAGGATACGGGAACCTGCTGATCCTTGGTAAGCCATCAcatgttgtggaataaaaactagggttGTGATTGTATTTAATACTATGATTGTTGAGCTTCGAGTTTTAATGGTTGCGCTTATGGTCGAGACTCCACAgtccttacaagatgcctacgtatctctctgttgtagagaatcaagccaaaacgtagttctaggttgagtGGTAGCTTCAGTTATAAATTTGTAAGTAGTACGATATGCCCAGAGTATAGGTAAAAATTTGTCCACTCAAGTGTTTCTCGAGCGTTCAACCTTCTTCTTGAGTCCATCATGGATGATCCAATTATCGACTTCTGCTTTACCATTTGCTTGAGGATGAGCAACTATAAGGTAAATCAGACTTCTATGTTGTTGTCATtacaatattcattaaattcTTTATTTGTCAAACTATTGCCCATTATCCTTAACAAGGATGCATGGGATTCCAAATCAACATAAAACATTCTCCCTGAAGAATTGGGAAATctgcttggtggttatcttgcCCAGTTTTAGCCTCAATCTACTTAGTAAAGTAGTCAATGGCGACCATAATGAACTTCCTTTGTTCCGATATTACATGAAAGTGACCTAGTATGTCCATTCCCCACACCGCAAAGAGGATGGGAGAGCTAATAAACGTGAGCCTCTCTGGGGGATGTTGAACTACAAGAGCGTGCCTCTGGCATCTATCACACTTCTTCATATAAGCCTTTGCATTGGCAAATATTGTTGGGTAGTAGAACCCCGATAGGATTATTTTATGAGCGagggccctgcccccaagtgCGCCCACAATTCTCTTCATAGGTTTCCTTAAGTGCCTCCTCTACCTTGTGATGTCTCAAGCACTTCATGTATATGATCATGAAAGACCTTTTATACAGAAGGCCTTCGATCAGAGAGTATCTGAATGCTCTTACTGGCAACttacttgatatgatcaatccATTAGTTATTTAAGCCAATTGGCGCTGGCAAGTTTATGACATGGATTTTAGAGGTCCTCAATACTTGGAAGTAGATACTTCTTGGATAGTTCTCGATTTCAGATGTGGCGAACAGGGTATCGGCTGTAGTGTTCTCCTCTCTTGGAACATGTTCGGCACACCATTCATCAAATAAAGTTAGTATTCCTTTCATGAACCTTGGGTACTTGACTATGGCGTCATTTTTAGCTTCAAACTCCTCATTGACTTGGGAAACAACGAGCCTTGAGTCCCCGTAAATTTTAAGACTCTTGTCCCTTACAGCTCTACCTATTCCTAATCCGGTTATCAAAGCTTCACATTTTACTTCGATGTTGATGGTTATGAAATTCAACTTCAAAGAATACTCGACCATAAATCCTCAGGGCTTCACAAGACTAGGCCCACACTACTAGATTTAATTTTGGACGCTCCATCAAAAAGGAGAACTCCCAATAGTCATTTTTAGTCAAGTCTTCATCTTTATCCTTCTCTCTTTCCTCTGGGGTTACTATCTCTTGCCCCCCCAACTTCTTGGTCATCAACAGTACATTCAACCATGAAGTCTACTAATTCCCGAGCCTTGATGGTTGTCCAAGGCTTATACTTAATATCAAATTTAACCAACTTAATTACCCACTTGATGCATCTCCCACTTGCTCTCGGGTTGTGAATGATGCTTCTTAGGGGTTGGTCCATCAGGACTTCAATCTTATGTGCCTGAAAGTTTGATTGTAGTTTCCTCGAGGCTGTTATGAGGGCGAGTGCAAACTTCTCGATAATGGAGTAGTTCAACTGGGCTCCATGGAGCACTTTTCTAACATAGTAAACAGGCTTTTAAACCTTCTATTCTTCCTTCACCAAAATGGCGCTCACAGTCTGCTCAGAGACCACAAGGTAAAGTTAAAGGATGTCCTCTGGACTTAATTTGGGAAATAACGTGACTTCATTCATGTATTTCTTTAGCTGTTCACAGGCCTCTTCGCTTTCAGTAGTCCATTCAAAATTCTTCACCTTCTTCAACATTTTGAAAAAGGGTAtgcacttgtctcctgacttggaaaTGAACCTCCCCAAGGCCGCAATCTCCCCATCAATTTCTAAATGTCTTTTATGGAGTGTGGTGGCTCCATATCTGGGATGACTTTAATTTTGTTTGGGTTTTCCTCGATTCCTCTCTTCGAGATCATGTGACCCAAAAACTTTCTAGTCCCAACATTAAAGGCGCACTTAAcagggtttaacatcatcttgtggtgccgCAGCACTTCGAACGTCTCTATGAGGTGATCAATATGATCAACCTTGGATAggattttgactaacatgtcatcgacatagacCTTAATGGTTTTTCCTATCATATGAGCGAATATCTTATTCACAAATCTTGCGGGTGCCATATTTGTGTATTTCAATCTGATTGTAATTGTTGAAGCGATCCATGAATCTTAGCATCTCGTGCCCAACAGTGGCATCGGTCAGGGTGTCAATCCTTGGTAGTGAGTAACAGTCTTTAGTGTCTGGGTCGTTGAGGTCAGTGAAATCGATGCACATTCTCCACTTCCCATTGGCTTTCATGACCATCACAGGATTAGCCAACCATTCAGGGAATTGCACTTCCTTGATAAATCCAACTTAAAGAAGCTTCTCAACCTCCTTATTAATGGCTTCCAACCTATCAGGGGCATATGTTCTCTTCTTCTGCTTGAACGCCTTTTGAGTAGGATCAACATTCAACTTATGAGTTATAATATTTGGGTCAATCCCAGGCATTACATCTATTTTTTAAGCAAAAACATCACTGCTCTCTTCCAAGAACTTTTTCAATTGGCCTTTTAGGGGCTTTTTCAAAGACGCTCCAATATTAGTGACTTTATCTGAGTCTAACTAGTCTAGGGGAATCGAGATCAAATCCTCAGCTGGCTTTCCTCGATGTTCCTCATTCTCGTggacatccatgtcttctattGGAATGACTTGCCCAAGTCCCATCAGGCTGAAGTGCTACTACATAGCAACTTCAGGCCATATTctgatctcctttctcttctccaaCACTGTTTCCAGTAGGGAACTTAAGTGCCATATGATAGGTCAAGGGTACGGCCTTAAACGCATAAATCTCGATTCTCCCTATGATTGCGTTGTAGGTAGAGGCTACATTGACAACCTGAAAGTTTAACATCTGCGTGACCTCTCTAGGCTCTTCTCCAACAGTTACTAGAAGCTGAATTGCTCCTTCTACTTGACATTCTACTCCATTAAATCCGTCGATGGGTGCATTGGAGTAGGTCAGTTGGAAGTTAGTGTACCTTATCCTTAGAAACGTATCGTGGAACAGAATGTCGATGGAAGCTCCATTATCGACTAAGACCCTTTTGATAGGACAATTTCCAGTTATCAGGGTGATAACCAGGGGATCATcctgaggaaatttcaaaccATCAAGTTCGGGGTTGCCAAATTCAGGTATCATCTCAGTCTTAGCATGCTTGGGTCTGTTTCCAATATACTTATCACCTCTCTAGCATAAGCCTTTCGAGAGTTTTTTATTATACCAACGGCCGTTAGCCCTCCGAAGATCATATTGATCATTGGCATTTAGGGCTGTAGGTTTTGACATAGGTTGTTACCCTTTTGATCATCATCTCTCTTGAGGCCTCGACCATCATCGCCTTTAATGAATCTTCCACAATTTCCTCGTCGAATGAGATGATAGATCTTGTCCTTGAGCTTTCTCCAGTCGTTGGTGTCATGAACAATATCCTTATTGAACATACAAAATATGTTCTTGTCCCTCTTCTCAGGGTCTCCCCTTAGTGGATTCCACCATCTATAGTCCttatctttctcaatttccatcagtATTTGGCCATTTGGTGCATTCATCCTTGCATCCTCAGTGAACCTTAGTCCTTTGTTCTTCTTAGAAGGGGGATCGGAGTTCTTTCCAGTTcgaggatacttgtccttggcatcATACTCTTGGTACGACCTCCACTTCTTGCTGCCAGTAGGTTCATTATTTACCTCCATCATCTTCATGCCTTCCTCCACCTTGATGTATTTTCGTCCCTATCTTAGAGCTGTAATATGCTTTTAGGCGGCGCTTATCTAAGGATATCTTGAAGAACTCATATTTGGTTCCTTGCTGTAAGAATATCATAAcaaccttatcatcaagatctagGACCTTTAAGGCTTTCTTTGTGAaccgattcaggtagtctcttaagGAATCCTTCGCTCCTTACACAATGCCCATGAGAGAAGTTGAACTCTTCTCATGCACTCTGCCACTATCGAATTGCTTGATAAAGGCTTGGATCAGTTATTTGAAACAACGAATCGAGTAGGGGGTAGACggctgtaccacctttgagccataccagATAGAGTTTGGGGAAAGTCCCGACACTTAATAGCCTCATTCACGGGCTATAGTATTAGGGCATTGGAGAACGTCCTGACATGATTTGAGGGATCGCCAGTACCATCATACGCCTTGATgatgggcatcttaaacttccttgaaaTGTGGATATTCATTATCTCCTTATTGAATAGAGGGTTTGGATCATCGGGATCTCCTAGGGGAATCGAGTCATTCAGGTCATCCCTTGGGGGGAGAACCCTTTGCCTTGGTATTGGACCTTCTAGGTCTTTGACAGGTGGAAAATCCCTCGGTTTTACTACAGGTTGAGGTTTTGTTTTTTATGCAACTCCAAATCACACATCAACCTTTGGATCTTAGCTTCATGAGCCCTAATATTCTCTTTAGATAATTAATAATCATAACATCTAATCTGGATGTCTGTTGTGAAGACAATTATGTTCATTGGTATTTGTTGATTTATTTGTGCAGCAATGAGTAAGTTATCTTACTTGTTAGTTGGTAGCCAAGTGTTTAATTATGATTCTTATCTAAAATTTACCTTTAGGACTAGGATTGTTATGAGTTTGATTCAATATACTTTAATTATATCAGTTGatattgtgacgccctcaatctcggggttaggaaatgaggacccacacacctttaatttACTAataaaataagcataaaccctgaTTAGCTACTAATAGGAttaaacaggataaagtatgagacaagattacaactaccaatcataaaatatagcttacaaccccaaaataaaaccaaatatacatagtcgatcccggcttggaaccgacagataacccattgtatctttacaactctctggctaagcgcttgctcactcaaaaactttactacctgctttggcaaccggaagccctcaacacgatagggaccaccaggtacgctcttacgagcagtgcgcctaagcctggccatcttcttgcttaacttccatggttagattaaaataaaaatatgagtataaaactcagcaagtaactaaaaaGCAGTTCCACGATATAAAATTCATAATATACTTTACTGAACTCAGGGCATTCTATTTAtcaattctaggtggcagatttctatcttttaggTTACAAAAaaggttatgaagaaaattttgggctttcaaggaacaaggctcaaggcagggtgaaagccgacattcatcacaaatcattaactgGATTACAAATGATCTTTTGAATGGAAAACGACAATCTTTTCACTATAaagaatcaattatatgatcaacagaatcaaaaatcagggttcacggGCTATAAACTTCataatatcacaatcaactcttttcaaagcaatataaaccatttttcaTTATCAATTACTGACTAGgaagtttcaattcctttttaaacaattatgaaacccttgattggaccactttatctttcatttcataataatacgggtgatcagcccgtaccgacctccatccggtctttaaggtaccaacgacataattttagccttaaactggactagccccgctagcctcttactatgactggactagtctcactagcctcttacgtcccaatccaatccatcaggaattcgtttggaaaaccttgatttggaaaaaggtaggttttctaaattcattttatcattaccaagaatatgaaattattcggactctttcaagttgaaactcattcttaagttcaatttcaagaattcaaagttaaggaagTGAATCAAGGATAAACAAAGTTCAATTCTAGAGATCTTGATCAACtgataacaaggtactcaagttagggaaatcaaaaccgtttcaaggatcaatagagtTAAGGTAAATaaggaatgaagcatcattaTAAGGGGTTCGTGAGGGTACTTATAAAGTTTaaacagttcatggtataacaaataATCAAAATAGGAAAAAGgggttaccaaagggttggatcaataagcttatcaataacaagttcacaagattaaTAACAGGGTATCAATAACAGGGATacattactttaacagttcaatactttactaggcatgaacaatatcctctctataaccatttacacaagtaaatagagttacttgcctgaattcgctttcctgaaggttgaactactgccacctagtatacctttacctttcctagcctgaatgccctcacactccgaatctacaatcaaaaaccaaaaccttaattagttttTCAACTCTTGTTCCCGGAGCGTTCACttaatacgatagctcgattattctcttgactcgaactatacgagtatagtttatacacacatgcacatatcacataacacattcttttctcatagccttAATATCcttatatactcaataatcaacttatactcgctTTAATCTCGACTATTCTTTAAATCAAACTAGTATAACTCATGTGAGTACACGATTCATTCACAACTAAAcctttacgaccataactatcacttatagctctttTAAAATCAAACGacttagttcccttttcttttatcccctaattcgaaccacatactacaatcaAGCAAATAAATTCATAGATATTCACTTATACACACTCAATCATCCTTTTGATCATCAAAACCATGTTTTTGACCTTTAATCtctatggcctattcggccttatcacacaaaatcaaccaaatactcactttagttcacataaacacatatctcattcaaaaacctttaaagaatcattctcctttcttttaatcataaaaattcgaaccataatcatatatatacaatcaaatttcaaAAATTACACCATGTAACTTTAATTCCAGCATAATCCAACATTTAAACTAACATCCTTTTCAAAATTCG from Apium graveolens cultivar Ventura chromosome 5, ASM990537v1, whole genome shotgun sequence includes the following:
- the LOC141660330 gene encoding uncharacterized protein LOC141660330 yields the protein MIPEFGNPELDGLKFPQDDPLVITLITGNCPIKRVLVDNGASIDILFHDTFLRIRYTNFQLTYSNAPIDGFNGVECQVEGAIQLLVTVGEEPREVTQMLNFQVVNVASTYNAIIGRIEIYAFKAVPLTYHMALKFPTGNSVGEEKGDQNMA